GTCAAGAATATCCCGAACCCTTGCTGGATAGAGGATACTGGAGCTGTCGATGTCTATCGGATCAAGATGAATGATGCCGATTCCGAACGATGAAGCAAGTCGTTCAAGTTCAGCGAGAAACTCATCATCTTGGAGTATCTCAGCAGCGACAAGATAGCCTTCATGTGCCCACGACGAGTTAGATACAGCCTGGAAGTATGCCTCTCTGTAGTTAGCCTTCGTAAGGCTCTTTTTCACCTCAAACGAGAAAAGCTTCAGAGAGTTGTTGTCAGAAAGGCGGTTGAATTCAATTACATCAGGACGCCAGTCGTCCAAAGGCAGATAGAATCCAACAATATCTGGATGAATCCACTCATTGTAACCGGATCTCTGCGATCTTTCATGAAAGATGGTCTTTGTAAAGATCGAGCGCCCACGGTTAAAACTCGGATTTGCATAAGCGAAGTAAGTAAGCAGTGGATGAATATCACGTTCGTGATACGCTGTCTTCTTTTCCTTCTTCTTAGATTCCTCTTTCTCAATCTTGGCAACTGCATCCGATGCTAATTCAGCCGCCCGATCTTTGAGAAAAAAGCGGGCAGGTCTTTTCCCGACTTTCATGAATCGGGAGTCTTCGTTGTCTCGAACTTCAACATACAGTTGCGCCCCAAGACTCTGCCACGGAGTCTTACCTGATGTCTTGATTTTGTCTGTAAGGCCATTCTCCTTTCCGGCCTGCCAAACCTCCTGATAAGTCAAAGGCTGGGTTGCCACTTTGAGAACATCATAGGCAAGGTCAAGAAAAGAGTAAACGGCCATATCTCGCCTCCATCGTTAAGCTTATCGTTGTGCAAAAAATATATCGATCAAAAACAGGTAAGCCAAAACACCATTTTATATCGATTTTAAACTCCATTTCCACACATTCATCGCTGAACTGCCGCTTCGCTTACCCTACCACCGCATCATCGGCAGCGGATCTTTCGGATGCGTTTTCATCCGCTCAAAGCTCAGGCGGGCGAGCGTAGCATGGAATCCGGCATTGGGATAGCGACGTTGGATTTCGCGGATGTAGCTACGGTTGAGCTCGAAGTTGCGGGCGCCGAGGGTGACGTCGATCCAGTCGGCTTTGCGGAACGGCTCGACAAGCCAGCCGGGCTTGCAACTCCACGGGGTGACCTTGTGGTGCTGTTCGATCATCGCTTTGATCTCATCCGTCCACTCGGCCTTGCTCGTCGAAGCGAGATAAGCACTGGCGAGCCGCTTGGAGGGTTCAAGATAGTCGAAGGTATTGTCCGTCCAGATGCCGAGGTCGTGAAACGCAGCGGCGATAGCGATTTTCTCGCGGCTCTCCCCTTCCGCTCCGGCAAGCGTGCAGGCAAAGATGAACACCCGGCGGCAATGGTTGCGGTAGCCTTCAAAATCACGCCCGATCGCTCCCAGCCAGGGATCGACCAGCGCATCGACCATTGACACCTCTGCAGGTTTGGCTTGCATCATCATATTTTTAATTTTCACGAAACAGGCTAAACCTTTTGGCGGCAAATCATGCACACCCTTTTGTATATTCCCCGAATCGTTAAAAAAATAAACTTTTCCGGACATTCCGAAGCAACGGATTACCTCTGAATGACCAATCAACCATTGAGGCGCTCATGATGAACAGGGACGAAAAAGAAGCGAGCAAAAGCATAGGATTGGCATGGGCGGCGAGCCTTGTGGTGACAGCACTGATCACGCTGCTGGCTTCGTTCTGGCTCCAGAGCGCGTCGATCATCAACGGCGGCTCCACCGGGTCCCAGAAGCAGGCGCTTCTGGCGAATATGCGGATGAACATCGCACGTTCCGCTGAAAAGGAGAAAAGCGCCGTCCTGACTACAAGCGACGAGGAATCGGCAAGGTTCGCCGAGGAGTCGAAAGCTGCGACCCGGGAGGTCAATCGTGACCTGAAAACACTTGAAGCGATCATCGCCAAAAGCGGCTCCGCAAAAGAGAAGGAGCTGGTCGCCAGATTTGGCAAATCGTGGGCAGAAGTTCAGCAGATCAACGCCGGGCTGCTCGAATCAGCCCCGCAACACACCAATGACAAGGCGCTTGAACTCTCAAACTCGATCGGCGCGGATCTGATGCATAAAATCGACGACAATCTCACCAAACTGACGGCAAAGGTCACTCCGCCTGCCAGAAAAGCGCAGATGGACAAGATCGCCGGAGATGCCCGCATCGCCATACGCAACATCGCACTGCTCCAGTCGCGCCATATCGATGCCATGGCTGACGCCGACAAGAAAAAGTTCGAATCCTCGATGCAGGCTGAACAGACAAAAGTCAGCTCCGCCCTGAAAGCACTCGACAAAATGACCAGCAAACAAAGCCGTCCCTACATCCGGGAAGCCAAAACCGACTTCAGCGAGTTCATGCGCGTCAACAGCGAAATCGTGCGTCTCTCGACACTGAACACCAACAGAAGCACCGCAGCCCTGTCGCTTGGCGACAAGCGCAAAGCCGATGCCGGGTGCGACCGCGCACTCGAAGCGTTACAGAAGCTCGCCAACGGAAAGCCGTAAAGCCCGGCTCCGTTCGTCCTCCACAACAGCCACCCGAATCATGCAAAAACCCGCCGACTCACACGAAGAGCGCCTCTCCGGTTCAGTCGAGCGGGTGACTTTTCACAGCGAGGAGTCGGGCTTCACGGTGCTGCGCCTCCGGGTCGCCGGGCAGCGTGAGCCGGTTGCTGTGGTAGGCCTCGCAACATCACCGGCGGTTGGAGAATTCATGGAGTGCGTCGGCACGTGGCAGAACGACCGCACGCATGGATTGCAGTTCAAGGCCTCGAAAATCACCCCCGCACAACCCACTACACTCGAAGGCAAGGAACGCTACCTCGCCTCCGGACAGGTGAAGGGACTCGGCAATTTCTACGCTAAAAAGCTGATCGAGCGTTTTGGTGACGCCGTGTTCGAAGTGATCGAGAACGATCCGGAGCGGCTGCTTGAAATCCCCGGCATCGGGCGCAAGCGGCTCGACATGGTCGTCAAATCGTGGGCCGAGCAGAAAGCGATCCGCGACATCATGCTCTTCCTGCAATCGCACGGCATCGGTACAGCGCGGGCCTGGAAGATTTACCGCCGCTACCGCGAACAGGCCATCGCAACGATCACCGAAAACCCGTACCGCCTCTCGCTCGACATCGAAGGCATTGGCTTCCAGACCGCCGACGCCATCGCCACGAGCCTCGGCGTCGCGAAAAATTCACTGATGCGGGCCGAAGCGGGCATCAGCCACGTGCTCGGCGAGCTGTCGCAGAACGGCCACTGTGCGGTGCCGGAAGAGACGCTGATTGACGAGGCGTCGCGCCTGCTCCAGATCGACCATCCGCTCGTGGTCGAAGCGGTGAAAAATGAAAAGCTGACGCGCCGCATCGTGGGCGAAACGATCGACGGCGTGCCGTGCATCTTCCTCGAATCGCTGCATCGCGCCGAAACGGGCGTCGCCTCCGGCCTGCATCGCCTGATGCGCGGCCCGCTGCCGTGGAATGCACTTGATCCGCACGACGCGCTGCCGTGGATCGAGGAGACGACAGCTCTCGAACTCTCGCCATCGCAGCGCAGCGCAGTGACGCTCGTGCTGGCGAGCAAGGTCTCGATCATCACCGGCGGGCCGGGCGTCGGCAAAACGACGATCCTCAAAGCAATCCTCTCGGTGCTCCAGCGCGAAAAGGTCTCCGTGGCGCTCTGTGCTCCCACCGGACGCGCGGCCAAACGGCTCACCGAATCGACCGGCATCGAGGCCAAGACGATCCACCGCCTGCTCGAATTCGACCCGCAGGCGTTTGACTTCAAGCGCGGACGCGGCAACCCGCTCGACGCCTCGTTCGTGGTGGTTGACGAAACCTCGATGGTCGATGTGGTGCTGATGCAGAAGCTCGTGGCGGCCATCCCTGACCACGCGGCGGTGGTCTTCGTCGGCGACGTCGATCAGCTCCCATCGGTCGGTCCCGGCGCGGTGCTCGCCGATATGATCTCGTCGGAGGCGATCCCGACCGTGCGGCTCACCGAAATCTTCCGGCAGGCCGCCGAGTCGATGATCGTCGTCAACGCCCACCGCATCAACCAGGGCGACATGCCGCTCACCGCCGAGGGCGAGGAGCTGTCGGATTTCTACGTGGTGAAGGCGGCCTCGGCCGAGGAGATTCACGACAAGGTGATACAGCTCGTCACGGAGCGCATCCCGAAGCGCTTCGGCCTCGATGCGGTCAAAGACGTGCAGGTGCTCACGCCGATGAACAAGGGGGGCGTCGGCGTGCACGCGCTGAACGCCGAGCTTCAGGCGAAGCTCAACCCAGCTTCCGAGCCGAAGGTCACGCGCTTCGGCACCACCTTCGCGCCAGGCGACAAGGTGATCCAGACAGTCAACAACTACGACAAGGAGGTCTTCAACGGCGACATTGGCCTCATCGAAGCGATCGACCCGGAGGCGGAAATCGCGACAGCCTTCTTCTTCGACCACCACCGCGCCGAGTACGATTTCAACGATCTCGACGAACTCTCGCTCGCCTACGCCACAAGCATCCACAAAAGCCAGGGTTCCGAGTACCCGGCTGTCGTCATTCCGCTCGCCATGCAGCACTTCACGCTGCTCGAACGCAACCTCATCTACACGGCGGTCACGCGCGGACGCAAGCTCGTGGTGATCGTTGCCGAGCCGAAAGCGCTCACACTCGCCATCAAAAACTGCAAGTCAAAGCGCCGCCTGACCGGGCTCGTGCAGCGGCTCAGAGAGTCCGGGAAACAAAGCTGGCAAAATTTGTAAGCACCCGACCGGCAAACGGCGCTTCAGTTACAGCGTCGCGTAACGCTCCGGCATCTTCGGCAGCCGCTTCGAGGTCAGCGATCTCATCGCGCAGGTAAACTGCCATGATCTGCCTCGTGTACTCGGGATGGAACTGTACGCCCCACGCCGATTCGCCCACACGGAAAGCGTGGTTCGGCTCGAAGCCGTTGAAGGCGAGATGAACAGCGCCCAGCGGCAGCCACAGCACGCTCTGCGCGTACGTGGCGTTGGCGACGAACCGCGCGGGGATGCCGTCGAAAAGCGCGTCGCGCTCGCCGTCAGGCGTCAGCTCGATGGAGACCGTGCCCGCCTCCCGCCCGTGCGGATGGCGATCAGCTCCCGAATCCACCACCCGATGGCGACGCTCCACAGCAAATTGTCGATCACCATCGCGTGCGAGCCGGTCACACCCCGGCACACAGCTCCGGAGCAGGCAACGCCTCGCCCCACCCACTCCTCGAAATCCCCCCAGCCGCTGCGCCTCGGTGGCGAAGGCGCTCCCTGCCTTGATGATGTACAGATTTTTCATAAACGATGATGTCAGATGATCGTATTCGATGCCGCAAAGCGATCATCTTTCGCAGGCGAAAACAATCGCCCTGAGCCGGTTATCGCTCATTTTTCGTATATTGGCCGCAAATCAACAGCTGGCTAGCTGGCTGCCAGCGCCTGCCGAATCACAGGATGAAACACCACTCACTCATATTTCTGACCGGCTTCAGCGGTTCAGGCAAATCGACCATCGGCCCGCTCCTGGCCAACTCGCTCGGCTTCGAGTTCATTGACCTCGACCGCGAAATCGAGCTTACCGCCGGGAAGAGCATCAACCGGATTTTCGCCGAAGATGGCGAGGCCGCCTTCCGCTCGCTCGAACTCCGGACGCTCGAAAAGATCGGCCAACAGGAGCGGATGGTGGTCTCGCTTGGCGGCGGCGTGCTCGAAAACGACCGATGCTTCGAGCTGATCCGCTCGCACGGCACCCTGATCTACCTCAAGTCCAGCCCTGAAATTCTCACGCTCCGGCTCCAGCACAAGACCGACCGCCCCCTGCTCAAAGGCCCGGACGGGCGGAAGCTGACGCGAGAAGAGATCCAGCAGCGCATCGCGGAGCTTCTGAAAAAACGGGAACCCCGCTACCTGAAAGCCGATCTGGTGCTCTTCACCGACTCGAAAAAGATCGGCGCAAGTGTCGAGGAGTTGACACGCAAAATCGAGCGGCACATCCGCCGCGCGTCGAAAAACAACACTAACGAGAAGTAAGACATGCAGACTCCGTCCAGCCATATCATCGTCAGAACGCCGGTCATCGACTCCGTCGGTGAACTCTACGCCACAAGGGGACTCGGCAAGAAAACCGTGCTGCTTTTCGACGAGAACACCCGCAGGCTTTTCGGCGACGCGATCATCGAATCGATGCAGCGCCAAGGCTTCCGCACCATCGAGCTGGTCGTGCCCGCACGCGAGACCTCGAAAAGCGTTTCGACGGCATGGAAACTCTATGGACAGATGATCGAGGCGGACGTTGACCGGAGCTGGAACCTGCTCTGCGCAGGCGGCGGAGTGGTAGGCGACCTCGGCGGCTACATCGCGGCAAGCTACTACCGCGGCATTCCGGTGGTGCAGCTCCCAACGACGCTGCTCGCCATGACCGACAGCTCCATTGGCGGCAAGGTGGCCATCAACCACCCGCTCGGCAAAAATCTCATCGGCTTCTTCCATATGCCGGAGCTGGTGCTGATCGACCCCGCCTACCTCAGGACACTCCCCTCTCGTGAAATTTACGGAGGCATGTCGGAAGTGGTGAAGTACGGATTCATCGCTGACCGGGAGTTTTTCGACCTGCTTACCAAACATTGGGACGAGGTGGTACGCCTCGAAGAACCTTGGCTCTCCAAAGCGGTCAGCCGCAGCGCTTTCATCAAGGCCAACGTGGTGGAAAAGGATTTCCGCGAAACCTCTGGACTGCGAGCGACGCTGAACTTCGGCCACACCTTCGCGCACGGCCTCGAAAAGATGGCCGGGTACCGCAACCTGCGCCACGGCGAGGCAGTCACCATCGGCATGGTCTGCGCGCTCTTCCTTTCGCACCGGCCGGGATTCCTCGCCGAAGCTGATCTGCGCGAAGGACTCGCGCTGCTCGCCCGCTTCCGCTTCCCGCGCGGCCTGGTCAACAAGCGCTTCCTTTCACTCGACCGCGACGAGCTGGTGGAGAGTATGCTCTCCGACAAAAAGAAGATCGACAAGCAGCTCCGCTTCGTCCTGCTCGACCGCATCGGGCACGCTTTCCTGCACGACAAGGACATCACAAAAACCGATGTGCTGCAGGCAATTGACGATGCAATGGGGTGGTTCTCTTCAGCAGGGTTTTAACCCTGCTGCCACTCGATCGTTACATTCTTTTCTGTTGTCCCGGCTTTCAAGCCGGGGTGAGAAGAGAAAAGGTAAGCCTCAAGGTCGAAACTTTGTAGCGGCGGGATTCACGGCATATTCATCCGCAGCAAAAGATCGCTGCCGCGCAGGACAGCGAGTTCGTCGATAACACTGACAGGGCCGATCTCCGGAACGATAATCCTGCTATTGCCGCCGGTGACAATCACTTCGACCGTTGACTCGCCAAAGTCGCGTACAAGGTCGCCGCGAATGGCGTCCACGAGGCCGCCGATCTGTTTGACCACTCCCCAGAAAACTCCGCTTTTGATGCATTCGGTCGTCGAGCGCCCGAGAAGGCTCTCCGGCCTGTCGATGCGCACCTGGGGAAGCTGGGCGGTTCTCGAATGAAGCGCTCCGGCCATCATGTCGATACCCGGCATGATGAGACCACCGCGATAATTCCCCACCGTGTCGAGCACGTCGAAGGTGATGGCCGTGCCGATATCGACGGCGATAACCGGTTTTTCAGAAAAGAGATGTCGGCTCCATGCGCACAGGGCAAGGCGATCCGCGCCGAAGGTGTGCGGGGTTGCGTAGTCGAGACGAAAAGGAAAACGGAGCTTACAGCAGATGGTCAGCACCGGTACGGAGAAAAGTGATTCGAGAAGCGCCGAACCGACGGCGGTAGCGGAAGGCACCACGCTGCAAATGGCGATGGCCTGTGGCTCGCCGTGCTTCCGGGCCATGTTGCCAAACACTTCGCGCATTGTGCTGGAATCGGCAAACAACGCACTCGGTACCGACTCGACCGACGGCTCTTCATCACCGGTGAAAATCGCCAACGTCGTGCTGGTATTGCCGATGTCAACGACCAGCCGCACAGGCACGTCGGCAGCTCGTGCGCCCCGGGAACTCTGCATGGGAAATGCGCCGGATACCGTGTTTAGGGCCGTTTGATCTGCAAGCCCGTCCTGGCCGACAGCGCTGCAAGCAGCTTGTCAACGTCCGGAAGGCCGTATTTGCCCTCGGTGACGGTGATCGAATCCCGGAGTCCGGCGTTTTTGGCAACAATGAAAATCTTCGGCGGCGGGTTGTAGGTCACCGGTTCCTGATAAATCGACACGATGTCTTTCAAAAGAAACATCTTCTTCTCGCCGTTGCGGTAACGGTACTCGATGCGGTCGGGCGTAAGCAAAACGGAATCTCCGTCATTGCCATGTTGCGCGACGAATTTCGTGTTGTAATACGACGGAACGCCGAGGGCGATGGTCGTCATGATGACCAGAAGGGCAGTTTTCCAGAAACAGCCGAAATCGACGCCATAACTGAACTTGCCGTACCGGTAGAAAATGGCCCACCCTCCAGCGAGAAACAGCATGGCCAGCGTCCAGGTAAAGTAGTAGTAGTTGTTGAGCCACCAGCCGGGATACGACATCGGGTACTGGAAGAGTTCGGTCATGGGCGCAAACCTTGAGATGTTTCTTGTTATCTTTGAACGACAATTATACGGCTTTTCGAGCGATAAACACAAAGCCGTTCCAACATCATCCCGCTCAAACCCGAAGTAAAAGACCTATGAAATCGTACCACAAAGAGCTCTGGATGGAGGTGCCATCGCGAATGGATTTCGTCAACATCACCCGCGACGTTTCGCGTGCGCTCGATGAAAGCGGCATCCGGGAGGGGCTGTGCCTGGTCAACGCGATGCACATCACCGCCTCGGTCTTCATCAACGACGACGAACCGGGCCTGCACGCCGACTACAAGCAGTGGCTCGAAGAGCTTGCCCCGCACAACCCGTCGCATTACCAGCACAACCGCACCGGCGAGGACAATGGCGACGCGCACCACAAACGCCAGATCATGGGTCGCGAAGTGGTGGTGGCCGTCACCAAAGGCGAACTTCACCTCGGCCCCTGGGAACAAATCTTCTACGGAGAGTTCGATGGACGCCGCCGCAAACGAGTGCTCATCAAAATCATCGGAGCGTAGTCTTCCCTTTTTCAGCCACCGCGTCCTCTTCTCCGCCCAAAACAAAAGAGGCCCGCTTTCGCAGGCCTCTTTTTACTTGTGCTTTCGCTCCAGCTCTTAGTGCTCGAAGAGCATCTCGGAGTAGGTTGGAAGCTGCCAGCGGCTGCGATCGACCTGTACCTCGATCTTGTCGGCAACCTCGCGGATGGCATTCATGCAGGGCAGAAGCCTTGCAGAGCAGAAATCGGCCTTGTCGAGCTCGCTCTCCTGCTCTTCCATCTCCTCGATGGTCTCTTCGAGAATGGCGGTCAGATCAATCAGCTTCGACAGATCTTCGGCCAGCGTCTTGAGAAGACCAGCCTGGCTCTGGAGCGCTGCATCGGACAGGCCGATGGATTCAGCGGCTGCAGCCAGGTTGTTGAAGGAGCTGGCCAGATCGCCCTGGTACTCCGATGCGTCCGGAATAACCATGGTCTTGATCATGAGCAGAAGCGTGCGAGCCTCGATATCGATGCCTTTGACGTAGCGCTCAATACGGACGTTGTAGCGGGACTCGATCTCCTCGGCAGTCAGAACGCCGTACTTGACGAACATACTGACGGTGTCCTTGTCGGTCCAGGCGCGAACCGATTCCGGGGTGTTCTTCATGTTCGGCAGACCACGCTCGGCAGCAGCCCTCTGGAGATCTTCGCTGTAGTTGTCGCCAGGGTAACGCACAGCCTTGGTGGCGATGATGCCATCGCGCACGGCGGCGAGAATCGCATCCTCTTTAGCCATGCCGCCCTCGATCTTGGCGAGAATTTCAGCGTTCAGGTCATCGAGGGCTTCGGCCATAATGGTATTGAGCACCATGTTCGGAACCGAAATCGGCTGGCTGGAGCCAACGGCGCGGAACTCGAACTTGTTGCCGGTGAAGGCGAACGGCGAGGTGCGGTTACGGTCGGTGTAGTCCTTGTTGAGCACCGGCACGTGGCTGAGGCCGAGGTCAAGAATCTGCTTCTCGGTTTTTAGATCGACCTTGCCGCTCTCGATGGCGTCAAGCACCTTCTCAAGCAGGTCGCCAAGGAAGACGGTGATAACAGCCGGTGGAGCCTCGTTGGCGCCAAGACGGTGATCGTTGCCGATGCTGGCGACCGACGCGCGGAGAATCGCGGAGCGTTTCAGCACACCCTTGAGCACGGCGACGAGGAAAACGAGGAAGCTGATGTTGGACTCAGGAGTATCACCGGGATCGAGAAGGTTCATGCCGCCATCGATGCCGATCGACCAGTTGTTGTGTTTGCCAGAGCCGTTGATGCCTGCGAAGGGCTTTTCAAAGAGAAGAAGGGCAAAGCCTTTCTTGTCGGCCACCTTGCGCATCACCTCCATGACGAGCAGGTTGTGATCGGAAGCAAGGTTGACTTGTTCGAAGATCGGAGCGATTTCGAACTGGTGCGGAGCAACCTCGTTGTGACGAGTCTTGGCCGGAATGCCGAGCAAGAAGAGTTCCTCTTCGACCTCTTGCATGAACTCGAGCACGCGATCAGGAATCGAACCGAAGTAGTGATCCTCAAGCTGCTGACCCTTCGGCGGCAGTGCACCAAGCAGGGTGCGGCCAGTCATTATGAGGTCAGGACGCTGGGCATAGAACTTTTTGTCGATCAGGAAGTACTCCTGCTCGGGACCGGCATAGGTGTTGACCTTGGTCACGCCAGTGATACCGATGGTATCGAGCAGGCGGATGGCGGCCTTGCTGACAGCATCCATGGAGCGCAGCAGCGGAGTCTTCTCGTCAAGAGCCTCACCGTGATAAGAGATAAAGACCGTCGGAATGCAGAGGGTCATGCCCTTGCCGCCCTTCATCAGGAATGCCGGGCTGGAGGGGTCCCATGCGGTGTAGCCGCGGGCCTCGAAGGTCGAACGCATGCCGCCCGACGGGAAGCTCGAAGCGTCAGGCTCACCCTGGATGAGCTGCTCGCCCGAAAAACGCTCGATCACGGTGCCATCCATCTGGGTGGTCAGGAAGGCATCGTGTTTTTCTGCGGTCGTGCCGGTCATCGGCTGGAACCAGTGGGTATAGTGGGTAGCGCCATGCTCCATAGCCCACTCTTTCATCCCGTGGGCTACAACGCCAGCGATGTCAGCGGGAAGTTTCTTGCCAGCTTTGATCGTGTCCTGCAGCGCCTTGAACACCTCTTTGGGAAGCTTTGCTCTCATGGCTTCAGTACCAAAGGTCAATGCGCCATAGTAGGACGCCACCGGTTTTTTGCTCTCGTTACTCAAGAGATCCTCCTTTACTTGTTTTGGACTGTTTTAAACGTGGTTGATTAAACCTGAAATGACTGCTGGCTATTTTTTCGATTTCTTTTCATCGAAGGTAATCAGCACCTGCCGGTCCTGCAGATTGTTGCGAACAATCTCGGCGCAGATCCGGTTATTCTTTTTCAACTGCGAAAGAACGATACTCGTATTGGTACCCAATACTCCCGGCCAGCTCTGGATGCGCGACAGGAACCGCTCAAGGGAAGCTGTGTTGTGCGTCATAACCTTGAGGATATGCGAGCCCTCTCCGGTTACGGAGTAGCACTCCATGATCTCCTCTTCTTTCATGACATGCTCCACGAACGACTTGTAGTGCTTCGAGGAATCGACGCGGACACGCACAAACGCCTGGATGTCGAACCCGAGCTGACGCTCATCGACCTCCATCGTGAACCCCTTAATGATACCGTTCTTCTGCAATTTGTCGAGCCGCTCGCTGACCGATGGAATCGACAGGCCGACAACCTCGGCCAACTCACTCAACCGTATCCGGCCGTTGCCGCCAAGAGATTCGATGATCTTCAGATCGATGAGGTCAAGGTGTCCGGACATAAGCAGAATCTTCGGTTTTGTAGTAAATTAATGAAATCTAAGAAATAAACAAGCTTATTCTAAATTATGAGGGCATCAACCATTATTTCCCCTTAATATTTTAGGATTTTATCCCAACCACAGGCTGGCATCACTGAATAAAAATCTTGTTATTTGCAAACAAGAATGTAAGTTAATAATCTATGTCTCTCAACTGCTTTCTCTGCGTAGCACTGCCGCCGGTGCGTCCTCCCAGAGTCAGCAAATAGACATTGATTACCTTTATCGACCACGTTACCGCCATGAAAGAGTTGTCCAGAAAGTTCTCCGCTGATGAACCAGATGCCCCGAATTCCCCCGGTCGATTGATATCGAGGCCGGTAAGAGACTCGCGCCCCGCATTTCAAGATTTGCGGTTCATTGTTAAGGAATCACTCAACCTCGGTTTTCGCTTTTTCGATGAAGTGGACCGGATGCTTCAGAAATTCAAGGGCGAGGAGCCTGAAAAGCAAAACAGCGAGGAAAAGGCGGATGATCCTTCGTAAGCCTTCGGAATTCTGGCCCCTGGCAACTCCCGTCACCCTTTCGGGAAAACGTCTCAAACCTTATATTCTGCATTATTTTTGAGCATCTCCAACCTCAAGTCATCCAAGCAACATTGAAAGTAGCCATATTCGGAGCCGGTGTCGCCGGTCTCAGCGCGGCCATCGAACTGGTCGATCGCGGCCATACCGTCGAACTGTATGAAAAACGCAAGGTTCTCGGCGGAAAAGTTTCGGTCTGGAAAGACAGTGACGGCGACTCGATCGAGTCCGGACTGCATATCGTCTTCGGCGGTTACACTCAGCTTCAGAAGTATCTGGACAAGATCGGCGCGGGCGATAACTATCTCTGGAAGGATCATTCGCTGATCTATGCCGAGTCGGACGGCAAGCAGTCATTCTTCAAAAAGGCCAACCTGCCAAGCCCGTGGGCGGAGGTGGTCGGCGGCTTGCAGGCGGACTTCCTCACCATGTGGGACAAGATTTCGCTTAT
The nucleotide sequence above comes from Chlorobaculum tepidum TLS. Encoded proteins:
- a CDS encoding COG2958 family protein — translated: MAVYSFLDLAYDVLKVATQPLTYQEVWQAGKENGLTDKIKTSGKTPWQSLGAQLYVEVRDNEDSRFMKVGKRPARFFLKDRAAELASDAVAKIEKEESKKKEKKTAYHERDIHPLLTYFAYANPSFNRGRSIFTKTIFHERSQRSGYNEWIHPDIVGFYLPLDDWRPDVIEFNRLSDNNSLKLFSFEVKKSLTKANYREAYFQAVSNSSWAHEGYLVAAEILQDDEFLAELERLASSFGIGIIHLDPIDIDSSSILYPARVRDILDWETINKLCEQNTDFEKFLQDVKIDFESKRIHRAEFDEIVKDIRKYIREKLKIEPEA
- a CDS encoding HD domain-containing protein, whose translation is MMMQAKPAEVSMVDALVDPWLGAIGRDFEGYRNHCRRVFIFACTLAGAEGESREKIAIAAAFHDLGIWTDNTFDYLEPSKRLASAYLASTSKAEWTDEIKAMIEQHHKVTPWSCKPGWLVEPFRKADWIDVTLGARNFELNRSYIREIQRRYPNAGFHATLARLSFERMKTHPKDPLPMMRW
- a CDS encoding SF1B family DNA helicase RecD2, yielding MQKPADSHEERLSGSVERVTFHSEESGFTVLRLRVAGQREPVAVVGLATSPAVGEFMECVGTWQNDRTHGLQFKASKITPAQPTTLEGKERYLASGQVKGLGNFYAKKLIERFGDAVFEVIENDPERLLEIPGIGRKRLDMVVKSWAEQKAIRDIMLFLQSHGIGTARAWKIYRRYREQAIATITENPYRLSLDIEGIGFQTADAIATSLGVAKNSLMRAEAGISHVLGELSQNGHCAVPEETLIDEASRLLQIDHPLVVEAVKNEKLTRRIVGETIDGVPCIFLESLHRAETGVASGLHRLMRGPLPWNALDPHDALPWIEETTALELSPSQRSAVTLVLASKVSIITGGPGVGKTTILKAILSVLQREKVSVALCAPTGRAAKRLTESTGIEAKTIHRLLEFDPQAFDFKRGRGNPLDASFVVVDETSMVDVVLMQKLVAAIPDHAAVVFVGDVDQLPSVGPGAVLADMISSEAIPTVRLTEIFRQAAESMIVVNAHRINQGDMPLTAEGEELSDFYVVKAASAEEIHDKVIQLVTERIPKRFGLDAVKDVQVLTPMNKGGVGVHALNAELQAKLNPASEPKVTRFGTTFAPGDKVIQTVNNYDKEVFNGDIGLIEAIDPEAEIATAFFFDHHRAEYDFNDLDELSLAYATSIHKSQGSEYPAVVIPLAMQHFTLLERNLIYTAVTRGRKLVVIVAEPKALTLAIKNCKSKRRLTGLVQRLRESGKQSWQNL
- a CDS encoding glutamine amidotransferase; this translates as MKNLYIIKAGSAFATEAQRLGGFRGVGGARRCLLRSCVPGCDRLARDGDRQFAVERRHRVVDSGADRHPHGREAGTVSIELTPDGERDALFDGIPARFVANATYAQSVLWLPLGAVHLAFNGFEPNHAFRVGESAWGVQFHPEYTRQIMAVYLRDEIADLEAAAEDAGALRDAVTEAPFAGRVLTNFASFVSRTL
- a CDS encoding shikimate kinase — encoded protein: MKHHSLIFLTGFSGSGKSTIGPLLANSLGFEFIDLDREIELTAGKSINRIFAEDGEAAFRSLELRTLEKIGQQERMVVSLGGGVLENDRCFELIRSHGTLIYLKSSPEILTLRLQHKTDRPLLKGPDGRKLTREEIQQRIAELLKKREPRYLKADLVLFTDSKKIGASVEELTRKIERHIRRASKNNTNEK
- the aroB gene encoding 3-dehydroquinate synthase — translated: MQTPSSHIIVRTPVIDSVGELYATRGLGKKTVLLFDENTRRLFGDAIIESMQRQGFRTIELVVPARETSKSVSTAWKLYGQMIEADVDRSWNLLCAGGGVVGDLGGYIAASYYRGIPVVQLPTTLLAMTDSSIGGKVAINHPLGKNLIGFFHMPELVLIDPAYLRTLPSREIYGGMSEVVKYGFIADREFFDLLTKHWDEVVRLEEPWLSKAVSRSAFIKANVVEKDFRETSGLRATLNFGHTFAHGLEKMAGYRNLRHGEAVTIGMVCALFLSHRPGFLAEADLREGLALLARFRFPRGLVNKRFLSLDRDELVESMLSDKKKIDKQLRFVLLDRIGHAFLHDKDITKTDVLQAIDDAMGWFSSAGF
- a CDS encoding pantothenate kinase, producing MQSSRGARAADVPVRLVVDIGNTSTTLAIFTGDEEPSVESVPSALFADSSTMREVFGNMARKHGEPQAIAICSVVPSATAVGSALLESLFSVPVLTICCKLRFPFRLDYATPHTFGADRLALCAWSRHLFSEKPVIAVDIGTAITFDVLDTVGNYRGGLIMPGIDMMAGALHSRTAQLPQVRIDRPESLLGRSTTECIKSGVFWGVVKQIGGLVDAIRGDLVRDFGESTVEVIVTGGNSRIIVPEIGPVSVIDELAVLRGSDLLLRMNMP
- a CDS encoding secondary thiamine-phosphate synthase enzyme YjbQ, yielding MKSYHKELWMEVPSRMDFVNITRDVSRALDESGIREGLCLVNAMHITASVFINDDEPGLHADYKQWLEELAPHNPSHYQHNRTGEDNGDAHHKRQIMGREVVVAVTKGELHLGPWEQIFYGEFDGRRRKRVLIKIIGA